In Rhodospirillales bacterium, a single genomic region encodes these proteins:
- a CDS encoding helix-turn-helix domain-containing protein: MNDELIDVQDLAIQLKIPVKTIRNKLCNGTWPLRPIRIGRSLRWRQAEVDRLKRGEVDSLGSTGTG, encoded by the coding sequence ATGAACGACGAGCTGATTGACGTACAGGATCTGGCGATCCAGCTGAAAATTCCGGTGAAGACGATCCGCAACAAGCTGTGCAACGGAACCTGGCCGTTGCGGCCGATTCGCATCGGTCGGTCGCTTCGTTGGCGGCAAGCGGAAGTGGATCGCCTCAAACGAGGCGAAGTGGACAGCCTGGGCTCGACCGGCACGGGGTAA
- a CDS encoding bifunctional DNA primase/polymerase — MGIAVLPLHRPVRHAQGLRCSCGKGDCESPAKHPFAKLVAHGLRDASKDQTVVASWFENSELNVGIATGTVSGIVALDIDPRHGGDEALAALEREHGPLANTWRFLTGGGGEHIIFRHPGKTVSNSAGKIGPGIDMRGDGGYIVAPPSMHISGRRYAISVDHHPDDIALAPLPGWLLAALRRPADKRSRRKRLPNGGIRWRASSSKASAIVPWQASPDICSATA; from the coding sequence ATGGGTATCGCGGTGCTGCCGCTCCACCGGCCAGTTCGCCATGCCCAGGGACTCCGATGCTCCTGCGGCAAAGGCGATTGCGAATCCCCCGCCAAGCATCCGTTTGCAAAGCTGGTTGCGCACGGACTGCGGGACGCGAGCAAGGATCAGACCGTGGTCGCGAGCTGGTTCGAGAACAGCGAGCTCAATGTTGGGATCGCTACCGGGACCGTTAGCGGCATCGTCGCTCTTGATATCGATCCGCGTCATGGCGGTGACGAAGCACTCGCCGCGCTCGAACGAGAACATGGTCCGCTGGCCAATACGTGGCGGTTTCTGACCGGCGGCGGCGGGGAGCACATCATCTTCCGGCACCCCGGAAAGACTGTATCCAACAGCGCCGGAAAGATCGGGCCTGGCATCGATATGCGCGGCGACGGCGGCTATATCGTCGCTCCGCCATCCATGCATATTTCCGGCCGCCGCTACGCCATCTCGGTCGATCACCATCCGGACGACATAGCGCTTGCTCCGCTTCCGGGCTGGCTGCTAGCAGCACTCCGTCGGCCGGCAGACAAGAGGTCGCGGCGAAAGCGCCTGCCGAATGGCGGAATACGGTGGCGAGCATCGTCGTCGAAGGCGAGCGCAATCGTACCGTGGCAAGCCTCGCCGGACATATGCTCCGCAACCGCATAG
- a CDS encoding primase alpha helix C-terminal domain-containing protein, with protein sequence MASLAGHMLRNRIDPWVTIDLLQAWNRARCEPPLPDNEIMKTVRSIARREVERRERRDAR encoded by the coding sequence GTGGCAAGCCTCGCCGGACATATGCTCCGCAACCGCATAGACCCCTGGGTGACGATCGATCTGCTGCAGGCGTGGAACCGAGCGCGGTGCGAACCTCCGCTTCCTGACAACGAGATCATGAAGACGGTGCGAAGCATCGCCCGCCGCGAGGTCGAACGCCGTGAGCGGCGTGATGCCCGATGA
- a CDS encoding site-specific DNA-methyltransferase has product MMLRFLPEQIEQWPIARLQPYAKNARTHTDDQVARIAASLVEYGWTAPVMVADDGEIVAGHGRLLAPQHLGLDEVPVIRLLHLTPEQVRAYRIADNRLAELAGWDDELLAAELHALNAAGFDLDLTGFDQEELDRLLAPLDDDETGLAGEDIIPEPPVNPVSRPGDLWLLGDHRLLCGDSTKAEDVKRVMNGERAILFATDPPYLVDYDGTNHPSRQGGPDKNKDWGDSYGITWDDSSQGPELYEGFIRAAIDHAIEPNAAWYCWHASRRQAMVESVWEKLGAFVHQQIVWAKDRGILTRSYYLWQHEPCFFGWIKGNKPPRVSDDYPSTVWTIPTVKVGEKTDHPTSKPIEVFAIPMRQHTRPRQVCYEPFSGSGSQIIAGETTGRRVFAIEISPQYVDVAAKRWQTAAGKQAILDSDGRTFDEISRERLAVAA; this is encoded by the coding sequence GTGATGCTTCGTTTCCTGCCCGAGCAGATCGAGCAATGGCCGATCGCGCGCCTCCAGCCGTACGCGAAGAACGCGCGCACCCACACCGACGATCAGGTCGCCAGGATCGCCGCGTCGCTGGTCGAGTACGGTTGGACGGCGCCGGTGATGGTTGCCGATGACGGCGAGATCGTTGCCGGCCACGGCCGCTTGCTGGCCCCGCAACACCTGGGGCTCGACGAGGTGCCGGTCATTCGCTTGTTGCACCTGACGCCGGAGCAGGTGCGCGCCTATCGCATCGCCGACAACCGGCTGGCGGAGCTGGCGGGGTGGGATGACGAACTGCTCGCCGCCGAGCTGCATGCGCTGAACGCCGCCGGCTTCGATCTCGACCTCACCGGCTTCGACCAGGAGGAGCTGGACCGGCTGCTGGCGCCGCTCGACGATGACGAAACTGGCCTCGCCGGCGAGGACATCATCCCCGAGCCGCCGGTCAATCCGGTGTCGCGCCCGGGTGACCTGTGGCTGTTGGGCGATCACCGTCTCCTGTGCGGCGACTCGACCAAGGCCGAAGATGTTAAGCGGGTGATGAACGGCGAGCGGGCGATCCTGTTCGCGACCGATCCGCCGTATCTCGTCGACTACGACGGCACCAACCACCCGTCAAGGCAGGGCGGGCCGGACAAGAACAAGGACTGGGGCGACAGCTACGGCATCACCTGGGACGACTCGTCGCAGGGCCCGGAGCTCTATGAGGGGTTCATTCGCGCCGCCATCGACCATGCGATCGAGCCCAACGCCGCCTGGTATTGCTGGCACGCCAGCCGCCGGCAGGCGATGGTCGAGAGCGTCTGGGAGAAGCTCGGCGCCTTCGTCCACCAACAGATCGTCTGGGCCAAGGACCGCGGCATCCTGACGCGGTCGTACTACCTGTGGCAGCACGAGCCCTGCTTCTTCGGCTGGATCAAGGGCAACAAGCCGCCGCGGGTGTCCGACGACTATCCGAGCACGGTGTGGACGATCCCGACGGTGAAGGTGGGCGAGAAGACCGATCACCCGACGTCAAAGCCGATCGAGGTGTTCGCCATCCCGATGCGCCAGCACACCCGGCCACGCCAAGTCTGCTACGAGCCGTTTTCCGGCTCCGGCTCGCAGATCATCGCCGGCGAGACGACGGGCCGGCGCGTGTTCGCGATCGAGATCAGCCCGCAGTACGTGGATGTGGCGGCAAAGCGTTGGCAAACGGCGGCGGGCAAGCAAGCGATCCTGGACAGCGACGGCCGGACATTCGACGAGATCTCCCGGGAGCGGCTGGCAGTTGCGGCATGA
- a CDS encoding DUF3489 domain-containing protein: protein MTDLTKSQLNTILSALDGKPRNPNTKDAALKAIANHGDRLGLTIDDILAAAGGLLDGRMGAEAFRASLQETEQPAEEPIEPEAEAINAQPKAPKLRNGTKQALMIELLRRPEGATVDQIAEAMGWARHTVRGAMAGALKKKFGLIITSEKTKGAARVYRIAG, encoded by the coding sequence ATGACCGACCTCACCAAGTCCCAGCTCAACACCATCCTGAGCGCCCTCGACGGAAAGCCACGCAATCCCAACACCAAGGACGCCGCACTCAAGGCCATCGCCAATCATGGCGACCGGCTCGGACTGACCATCGATGACATCCTCGCCGCAGCCGGCGGCTTGCTCGACGGACGGATGGGCGCCGAGGCCTTCCGGGCCTCGCTGCAGGAGACCGAACAGCCTGCCGAAGAGCCGATCGAGCCAGAGGCCGAAGCGATCAACGCCCAGCCGAAGGCGCCAAAACTTCGCAACGGCACGAAGCAGGCGCTGATGATCGAACTCCTGCGCCGCCCCGAAGGCGCCACCGTCGACCAGATCGCCGAAGCGATGGGCTGGGCCCGGCACACCGTTCGTGGCGCCATGGCCGGCGCGCTGAAGAAAAAGTTCGGCCTCATCATCACCTCGGAGAAAACCAAGGGTGCGGCCCGCGTCTACCGCATCGCCGGCTGA
- a CDS encoding phage terminase large subunit family protein: MFEPTSESSPRSGPSSAEGIDLAFDGGDDLFRAWRDGLTPDPNLTVSAWADRHRVLSPRGANEAGPWRTSRTPYLREIMDALSPSHPAQRVAVMKGAQIGATESGNNWIGYVIHHAPGPMLAVQPTVELAKRFSQQRIDPLIEESPVLRRKVAPARSRDSGNTVLSKEFPGGILVMTGANSAVGLRSMPVRYLFLDEVDAYPPSADDEGEPVALAEARTRTFSWRRKAFLASTPTIKGLSRIEREFDASDQRRYFLPCPHCGERQWLKFERLRWEKGRPETVAYHCEVCEQPVAEHHKTQMLAEGEWRPTAVSADPLTIGFHLSSLYSPVGWHSWQQIARDWEAAQGSIEAVRSFRNSVLGEAWIDRGEAPDWQRLYERREDLPLGQVPEGGLVLTAGADVQKDRIEVSVWAWGHGFTSWLVDHLVLDGSPGSAEVWAKLSELLSHSWPHASGARLGLARLAIDTGGEFTAEVYAWSRKQGSAQVMPVKGAERFDRPQPVTGPSYVDATEGGRKIRRGAKLWTVAVSTFKAETYRWLWLERPTDEALATGGGYAGGFVHLPRGIEAEWVKQLVAEQLVTVNDRRGFARHEWRKLRERNEALDCRVYARAALWVLGADRYGAGFWKRLAEQLVETDDSAAVHETNTQVAAPMAGRVPRPMRTRRTVVGSPWMTD, encoded by the coding sequence ATGTTCGAGCCCACCTCGGAGAGCTCGCCGAGGTCCGGCCCGAGTTCCGCTGAGGGCATCGACCTCGCCTTTGACGGCGGCGACGATCTGTTCCGGGCCTGGCGCGACGGTCTCACCCCCGATCCCAACCTCACCGTCTCGGCGTGGGCCGATCGCCACCGGGTGCTGAGCCCGCGCGGCGCCAACGAGGCGGGGCCGTGGCGGACATCGCGGACGCCGTACCTGCGCGAGATCATGGACGCGCTGTCGCCGTCCCATCCGGCGCAGCGGGTCGCGGTGATGAAGGGCGCCCAGATCGGCGCCACCGAGTCGGGCAACAACTGGATCGGCTACGTCATCCACCATGCGCCGGGGCCGATGCTGGCGGTGCAGCCGACGGTGGAGCTGGCCAAACGCTTCTCGCAGCAGCGCATCGATCCGCTGATCGAGGAGAGCCCGGTGCTGCGCCGGAAGGTGGCGCCGGCGCGATCGCGCGACTCGGGCAACACGGTGCTGTCGAAGGAGTTTCCGGGCGGCATCCTGGTGATGACCGGCGCCAATTCGGCGGTCGGCCTGCGCTCGATGCCGGTCCGCTATCTGTTCCTCGACGAGGTCGACGCCTATCCGCCGTCGGCCGACGACGAGGGCGAGCCGGTCGCCCTCGCCGAGGCGCGGACGCGAACGTTCTCGTGGCGGCGCAAGGCGTTCCTGGCGTCGACGCCGACGATCAAGGGCCTGTCCCGCATCGAGCGCGAGTTCGATGCCTCGGACCAGCGGCGGTATTTTCTGCCGTGCCCGCACTGCGGCGAACGGCAGTGGCTCAAGTTCGAGCGGCTCAGGTGGGAGAAGGGCCGGCCGGAGACCGTGGCGTACCATTGCGAGGTCTGTGAGCAGCCGGTCGCCGAGCATCACAAGACGCAGATGCTGGCCGAGGGCGAATGGCGACCGACGGCCGTATCGGCCGATCCGCTGACCATCGGCTTTCACCTGTCGAGCCTCTATTCGCCGGTCGGGTGGCATTCCTGGCAGCAGATCGCCCGCGACTGGGAGGCCGCACAGGGATCGATCGAGGCGGTGCGCAGCTTCAGGAACAGCGTGCTCGGCGAAGCCTGGATCGATCGCGGCGAGGCGCCGGACTGGCAGCGGCTCTACGAGCGCCGGGAGGACCTGCCGCTCGGCCAGGTGCCCGAGGGCGGGCTCGTGCTCACCGCCGGCGCCGACGTCCAGAAGGACCGCATCGAGGTCTCGGTGTGGGCGTGGGGCCACGGCTTCACGAGCTGGCTCGTCGACCACCTCGTTCTCGACGGCAGTCCCGGATCGGCCGAGGTCTGGGCGAAGCTGTCGGAGCTGTTGTCGCACAGCTGGCCGCATGCGTCCGGGGCCCGGCTGGGTCTCGCCAGGCTCGCCATCGACACCGGCGGCGAGTTCACCGCCGAGGTCTACGCCTGGTCGCGAAAGCAGGGCTCCGCACAGGTGATGCCGGTCAAGGGCGCCGAGCGCTTCGACCGGCCGCAGCCGGTCACGGGACCGTCCTACGTCGACGCCACCGAGGGCGGCCGCAAGATCCGGCGCGGCGCGAAGCTGTGGACCGTCGCCGTCTCCACGTTCAAGGCCGAGACCTATCGCTGGCTGTGGCTGGAACGGCCCACCGACGAGGCGCTGGCGACGGGTGGCGGTTACGCAGGCGGGTTCGTCCACCTGCCGCGGGGAATCGAGGCGGAGTGGGTCAAGCAACTGGTCGCCGAGCAGCTGGTGACGGTCAATGACCGGCGCGGCTTCGCCCGCCACGAATGGCGCAAGCTTCGGGAGCGCAACGAGGCGCTGGACTGCCGGGTCTATGCCCGGGCCGCCCTGTGGGTCCTGGGCGCCGACCGCTATGGCGCCGGGTTCTGGAAGCGGCTCGCCGAGCAGCTTGTCGAGACTGACGACAGTGCTGCCGTGCACGAAACCAACACGCAGGTTGCCGCCCCGATGGCCGGCCGGGTCCCTCGCCCGATGCGGACCCGGCGCACGGTGGTCGGCAGCCCCTGGATGACGGATTGA
- a CDS encoding phage portal protein has translation MAVSLSGAFRRIGRLQPRARLESAMRSRRLAAWVPPLRNLNTQVVSDGDLTLRRAREIVLSNAIAANACEAFVANAIGAGIKPSSLTEDAEAKRAIQKLWLAWTDEADADGLTDFYGLQALVAREVFVAGECFVRLRARRPEDGLVVPLQLQLLQAEMLPLDKSGVAPNGNAIRCGIEFDRIGRRVAYWFLRKHPGDRTEAMPAYDPFVRVPAAEVLHVRRPLEAGQLRGLPHITPALVRLHQIDQYMDAQVERQKTAALFVGFIVKNLPDDALLNEVEGEDGDGIARAPLQPGTMQVLLPGEDVRFSTPTGVGSDFEPFVYRVSLELAAAMGIPYATVTGDLRQASYGSQRAGLVEFRRRMEQLQHAVFVYQLCRPVWQRWLADAVLAGALTLPGFGRAPRAWWPAKWIPPRWEWIDPLKDRQAEKLAVDAGFKARSDVVEAEGYDAEEVDERIAADRAREAELGLSFAAGAGETQGARETPEQPDQPASDQPE, from the coding sequence ATGGCGGTTTCGCTGTCGGGTGCGTTCCGGCGCATCGGCCGGCTGCAGCCGCGCGCCCGGCTGGAGAGCGCCATGCGCTCGCGCCGGCTCGCCGCCTGGGTGCCGCCGCTTCGCAACCTCAACACCCAGGTGGTCAGCGACGGAGACCTGACGCTCCGGCGGGCGCGGGAGATCGTGCTCTCCAACGCCATCGCCGCCAATGCCTGCGAGGCGTTCGTCGCCAACGCCATCGGCGCCGGCATCAAGCCGTCGTCGCTGACCGAGGACGCCGAGGCCAAGCGGGCGATCCAGAAGCTGTGGCTCGCCTGGACCGACGAGGCCGATGCCGACGGCCTGACCGACTTCTACGGCCTGCAGGCGCTGGTGGCCCGCGAGGTGTTCGTCGCCGGCGAATGCTTCGTCCGTCTGCGCGCCCGCCGTCCCGAGGACGGTCTCGTCGTTCCGCTGCAGTTGCAGCTGCTGCAGGCGGAGATGCTGCCGCTGGACAAGAGCGGCGTAGCGCCGAACGGCAATGCGATCCGCTGCGGCATCGAGTTCGATCGCATCGGCCGGCGCGTCGCCTACTGGTTCCTGCGCAAGCATCCGGGCGACCGGACCGAGGCGATGCCGGCTTACGATCCGTTCGTGCGGGTGCCGGCAGCGGAGGTGCTGCACGTCCGGAGGCCCCTCGAGGCGGGGCAGCTGCGCGGCCTGCCGCACATCACGCCGGCGCTGGTCCGGCTGCACCAGATCGATCAGTACATGGACGCCCAGGTGGAGCGGCAGAAGACGGCGGCGCTGTTCGTCGGCTTCATCGTCAAGAACCTGCCGGACGACGCCCTCCTCAACGAGGTCGAGGGCGAAGACGGCGACGGCATCGCCCGGGCGCCGCTGCAGCCGGGCACCATGCAGGTGCTGCTTCCCGGCGAGGACGTGCGGTTCTCGACGCCGACCGGGGTCGGCAGCGACTTCGAGCCGTTCGTCTATCGGGTGAGCCTGGAGCTGGCCGCCGCCATGGGCATCCCGTACGCCACCGTGACCGGGGATCTGCGCCAGGCGAGCTACGGCAGCCAGCGGGCCGGCCTCGTCGAGTTTCGCCGACGCATGGAACAGCTGCAGCACGCAGTGTTCGTCTACCAGCTGTGCCGGCCGGTGTGGCAGCGCTGGCTCGCCGACGCCGTGCTCGCCGGTGCGTTGACGCTCCCCGGCTTCGGGCGCGCCCCGCGGGCGTGGTGGCCGGCCAAGTGGATCCCGCCGCGGTGGGAGTGGATCGACCCGCTCAAGGACCGTCAGGCCGAAAAGCTCGCCGTCGATGCCGGGTTCAAGGCCCGCTCCGACGTGGTCGAGGCGGAAGGCTACGACGCCGAGGAGGTGGACGAACGCATCGCCGCCGACCGGGCGCGCGAAGCCGAGCTCGGCCTGTCGTTCGCCGCCGGCGCCGGCGAAACCCAGGGCGCCCGCGAAACCCCCGAGCAGCCCGACCAGCCTGCATCCGATCAACCGGAGTAG
- a CDS encoding Clp protease ClpP — MKSWYTIRAAAADGAEILIYDEIGAFGVTAKQFTDDLKAAGTAKTITLRLNSPGGSVFDGIAIYNALKRHPARKVVHVDGLAASIASVIAMAGDEVAMPENAMLMIHDPSGVVVGTSADMRSTAEALDRIKGGLVAAYRDKSGKPDDEIERLMAEETWLTAAEAVALGFADRIEKPVRIAASFDLKRFRHPPTTWAPAAEQDLRNQHQETPMTDVISEPTEPDPATPADVPREQRDKTSEPDLTAIEARIRDDTLGYARAVTELCALAGQPGRSHEFLAQATPLEAVRAALLEARAQADDDTLIDSHRNARVIAAPPADRGWGDVIARMFPRKQEA, encoded by the coding sequence ATGAAATCCTGGTACACGATCCGCGCCGCCGCTGCAGATGGCGCGGAGATCCTGATCTATGACGAGATCGGCGCCTTCGGCGTCACCGCCAAGCAGTTCACCGACGACCTGAAGGCGGCCGGCACGGCGAAGACGATCACGCTCCGGCTCAACAGCCCGGGCGGCAGCGTCTTCGACGGCATCGCCATCTACAACGCCCTGAAGCGCCATCCGGCGCGCAAGGTCGTCCACGTCGACGGTCTCGCCGCCTCCATCGCCTCGGTCATCGCCATGGCCGGCGACGAGGTGGCGATGCCCGAGAACGCGATGCTGATGATCCACGACCCGAGCGGCGTCGTCGTCGGCACGTCGGCCGACATGCGCTCCACCGCCGAGGCGCTGGATCGGATCAAGGGCGGCCTGGTCGCCGCCTATCGCGACAAGTCCGGCAAGCCCGACGACGAGATCGAGCGGCTGATGGCCGAGGAGACGTGGCTGACGGCCGCGGAAGCCGTCGCCCTCGGGTTCGCCGATCGCATCGAAAAGCCCGTCCGCATCGCCGCGTCCTTCGATCTCAAGCGGTTCCGGCACCCGCCCACCACATGGGCGCCGGCCGCGGAGCAAGACCTTCGCAACCAGCACCAGGAGACCCCGATGACCGACGTCATCTCTGAGCCGACCGAGCCGGATCCGGCCACGCCCGCCGATGTTCCGCGGGAACAACGTGACAAAACCAGTGAGCCGGACCTCACCGCCATCGAGGCCCGCATTCGCGACGACACCCTCGGCTACGCCCGCGCGGTGACCGAGCTGTGCGCGCTCGCCGGCCAGCCCGGCAGGAGCCACGAGTTCCTGGCCCAGGCGACGCCCCTCGAGGCCGTGCGCGCCGCGCTGCTCGAAGCCCGCGCCCAGGCCGACGACGACACCCTCATCGACAGCCATCGCAATGCCCGGGTGATCGCCGCGCCGCCGGCCGACCGCGGCTGGGGCGACGTCATCGCCCGCATGTTCCCCCGCAAGCAGGAGGCTTGA
- a CDS encoding head decoration protein — translation MTVLTEGRYTAEFLVSEANGARSRDVVTILSGEVLDPGAVLGKVTASGKYVELAPAAGDGSEAAAAILYEGVDASAADATRTAILRDAEVNGGEIVWPDGITAPDKTTAIGQLAALGILVR, via the coding sequence ATGACCGTTCTCACCGAAGGCCGCTACACGGCCGAGTTCCTCGTCTCCGAGGCCAACGGCGCCCGCTCCCGCGACGTCGTCACCATCCTCTCCGGTGAGGTGCTGGACCCCGGAGCCGTGCTCGGCAAGGTCACCGCGTCCGGCAAGTACGTCGAGCTCGCTCCCGCCGCCGGCGACGGCTCCGAAGCGGCCGCCGCAATCCTCTACGAGGGCGTCGACGCCAGCGCCGCCGATGCCACGCGCACCGCCATCCTCCGTGATGCCGAGGTCAACGGCGGCGAGATCGTCTGGCCCGACGGCATCACCGCACCCGACAAGACCACCGCCATCGGCCAGCTGGCCGCGCTCGGCATCCTCGTCCGCTAA
- a CDS encoding major capsid protein, with product MPNLDIFSNDAFSAVQMTAAVEKVPYRPQFLGALNIFEPVPVRTITVAIEKRENTLALIQTSNRGAPLAQQTLEKRDIRDFRTVRVAKGDTLYADEIQNMRAFGSETELQTVQAEVARRMGRLREDMELTRENMRLGAVQGIVTDADGSTIIDWYGAWGLSQPAEINFALDQATTDVRKKCAQVVRAMAKAAKGAWTPGTRIHALCGDTFYDDLIGHDSVKETYRNWAAAADLRQDMTYESFPFGGIVFHNYRGTDDDTTITVGADKAKFFPVGAPGIFQVAQSPAEFIDFVNTPGREVYALTIPDRDRNAWVRVELYAYPLFVCTRPEVLQRAKRA from the coding sequence ATGCCCAACCTCGATATCTTCAGCAACGATGCCTTCTCGGCGGTGCAGATGACCGCCGCCGTCGAGAAGGTTCCCTACCGCCCGCAGTTTCTCGGCGCGCTCAACATCTTCGAGCCGGTGCCGGTGCGGACGATCACGGTCGCCATCGAGAAGCGCGAGAACACGCTCGCGTTGATCCAGACTTCGAACCGTGGTGCCCCGTTGGCCCAGCAGACCCTGGAAAAGCGCGACATCCGGGACTTCCGGACGGTCCGGGTCGCCAAAGGCGATACCCTCTACGCCGACGAGATCCAGAACATGCGCGCGTTCGGCTCCGAGACCGAGCTGCAGACGGTGCAGGCGGAGGTCGCCCGCCGCATGGGCCGGTTGCGCGAGGACATGGAGCTCACCCGCGAGAACATGCGCCTCGGCGCCGTGCAGGGCATCGTCACCGACGCCGACGGCTCGACCATCATCGACTGGTACGGTGCGTGGGGCCTGTCACAGCCGGCCGAGATCAACTTCGCCCTCGACCAGGCCACCACCGACGTGCGCAAGAAGTGCGCCCAGGTGGTCCGCGCCATGGCCAAGGCGGCGAAGGGCGCCTGGACGCCCGGCACCCGGATCCACGCTCTCTGCGGCGACACCTTCTACGACGACCTGATCGGCCACGACAGCGTCAAGGAGACCTACCGCAACTGGGCGGCAGCTGCCGATCTCCGCCAGGACATGACCTACGAGTCGTTCCCGTTCGGCGGCATCGTCTTCCACAACTACCGCGGCACCGACGACGACACCACGATCACCGTCGGCGCCGACAAGGCGAAGTTCTTCCCGGTCGGCGCACCGGGGATCTTCCAGGTGGCGCAGTCACCTGCCGAGTTCATCGACTTCGTCAACACGCCCGGCCGCGAGGTCTACGCGCTCACCATCCCCGACCGCGACCGCAACGCCTGGGTGCGGGTGGAGCTTTACGCCTATCCGCTGTTCGTCTGCACCCGGCCGGAGGTTCTGCAGCGGGCGAAGCGGGCGTAA
- a CDS encoding APC family permease — protein sequence MEGKLKSLQHDQSDGAYRKNSITLGGAVAMGTGVMIGAGIFALTGQIAELAGPLFPLAFIAGAVVTAFSAYSYIRMSNTWPSSGGIAMILQKCYGLGAIAAGAALLMALSMVIAESLVARTFATYVLQPFDIADGPLVPVLAVAVILFAFLVNVAGNRSVGLFSLVMAAIKIGGIALFGIAALWSSGFGFAAATESGREFTATGFVASVALAILAFKGFTTITNSGAEITEPRRNVGRAITVSIALCVVVYLLVAFGVGSSLTIDEIIEARDYSLAEAAEPALGQVGFLLTVLLAAVATASGILASVFAVSRMLAMLTDMEMIPHSHFGMSGPIQRHTLIYTVVIASTLAVFFDLGRIASLGAFFYLVMDMIIHWGVFRFRRREIGAASPVLLAALAFDAVVLAAFTAMKLQSDPAIVLYAAIAIGAVFGFERIYLSRWLGPKAEREGG from the coding sequence ATGGAAGGAAAATTGAAAAGTTTGCAGCACGACCAAAGCGACGGCGCCTACAGGAAGAACTCGATAACACTCGGCGGCGCGGTAGCGATGGGCACCGGCGTGATGATCGGCGCGGGCATCTTCGCGCTCACAGGCCAGATCGCCGAGCTCGCCGGCCCGCTCTTTCCGCTCGCCTTCATCGCCGGAGCCGTGGTCACCGCCTTCAGCGCCTACAGCTACATCCGTATGTCGAACACGTGGCCGTCCTCGGGCGGGATCGCGATGATCCTGCAGAAGTGCTACGGGCTGGGAGCGATCGCAGCGGGGGCGGCGCTTCTGATGGCGCTCAGCATGGTGATCGCCGAAAGTCTCGTAGCGAGAACCTTCGCGACCTACGTGCTGCAGCCCTTCGACATAGCGGACGGGCCGCTGGTGCCGGTGCTCGCCGTCGCGGTGATCCTGTTCGCCTTCCTCGTGAACGTCGCGGGCAACCGGTCGGTCGGGCTCTTCTCCCTGGTCATGGCCGCGATCAAGATCGGCGGCATAGCGCTCTTCGGGATCGCGGCGCTGTGGTCGAGCGGCTTCGGCTTCGCCGCCGCCACCGAGAGCGGCCGGGAGTTCACCGCGACCGGATTCGTCGCCTCGGTGGCGCTCGCCATTCTCGCCTTCAAGGGCTTCACCACGATCACCAACAGCGGCGCCGAGATTACCGAACCGCGCCGCAATGTGGGCCGGGCGATCACGGTCTCAATCGCGCTCTGCGTCGTCGTCTATCTCCTCGTTGCCTTCGGCGTCGGATCGAGCCTGACGATCGACGAGATCATTGAAGCGCGCGACTATTCGCTTGCGGAGGCCGCCGAGCCCGCGCTCGGCCAGGTGGGGTTTCTCCTCACGGTCCTTCTCGCAGCGGTCGCGACCGCCTCGGGCATACTGGCGAGCGTCTTCGCCGTATCGCGGATGCTGGCGATGCTGACTGACATGGAGATGATCCCGCATAGCCATTTCGGTATGTCGGGTCCGATCCAGCGCCACACGTTGATCTACACCGTCGTCATCGCTTCAACGCTGGCTGTGTTCTTCGACCTCGGCCGCATCGCGTCGCTGGGCGCCTTCTTCTATCTCGTCATGGACATGATCATCCACTGGGGCGTGTTCCGTTTCCGGCGGCGCGAGATCGGGGCTGCGAGCCCTGTCCTGCTTGCGGCGCTGGCCTTCGACGCCGTGGTGCTTGCGGCCTTCACGGCGATGAAGCTGCAGAGCGATCCCGCCATCGTCCTTTACGCCGCGATCGCGATCGGCGCCGTGTTCGGCTTCGAGCGGATCTACCTGTCCCGCTGGCTGGGACCGAAGGCCGAACGCGAGGGCGGATGA